Within Microbacterium lacus, the genomic segment GGTTTCCAGCACAGCGCCGAGACCGTTGGCCCATTCAGAGACAAGCTGCGTGAGCCAGGTCGCCTGCAGTGGTCCGTGTACTGGAACAGTGCGAAGTCCTTCCGACCGCGCGAACTGGTGATCGTAATGAATGCGATGCGGGAGGGCGCACGCGGCGCTGAAGAGAAACAAGTCGATTTCGTCGACGACGTGCTCTCTCGTGGCGACAACCATTCCGAGATGAAGGGTGTGATGCTCCCAGCGGGGTGAAGCCATGCCTGTATCTCATTCCGCCGTGCATGAAAGTGGCTCGGTCATCGAGCTACACGTTCAGGATAACCGACCGGGCGCCCGGTCGCAAAGTGCCGACAATCTGTGTATGCTCGCGCCGAGGCGATGGAGCCCGTAGAACTCTTGCGGAGTTGGGACTCCATGCCTCCCTTCACGGA encodes:
- a CDS encoding MaoC family dehydratase, coding for MASPRWEHHTLHLGMVVATREHVVDEIDLFLFSAACALPHRIHYDHQFARSEGLRTVPVHGPLQATWLTQLVSEWANGLGAVLETSTVRHANPVYPREVLRASLTVIEVADASEPNPGVTLRMQLVRADGTLATDGSARVVGRAVVAR